AAATCAGTTATGCGTTGAGTGAGCTGTTTGGCATCTCAGACAGCTTTACAACTCAGAGTATTGTGATTCTGTTCGCTATCGCTATGTACACCCTATCTGCATTGAGCGGCGTGAACAAAGGCATCCAACTGGTGAGCCGTTACAACATCATCTTGTCTGTATGCCTTATCGGCTACATCCTTCTTGTAGGCCCAACAAGCTTCATCGTTGATGGCTACTTGCAAGGCATAGGTGAAATGATTGATAACTTCATCCCTATGGCGCTTTATCGCCAAGATACAGCGTGGCTTGGTGGTTGGACGGTATTCTTCTGGGGTTGGTTCTTAGGTTATGGTCCAATGATGGCAATCTTTATTGCTCGTATTTCACGCGGTCGAACTATTCGCCAAATGATCGTGTCTATCAGCATCGTTGCTCCGCTGGTAACCTGTTTCTGGTTCAGCATCGTTGGTGGTAGCGGTTTAGCGTTTGAGTTAGAAAGCCCAGGTGTGATTTCTAGTGCGTTTGAAGGCTTCAACCTTCCTGCAGTATTACTGGCTATCACGGCACAACTGCCATTTCCGACTCTGATTGCGATTCTGTTCCTTATCCTGACCACCACGTTCATCGTAACAACGGGCGACTCAATGACCTACACCATCAGTGTAGTTATGACAGGTACCACAGAGCCAAACGCAGCGGTACGCACCTTCTGGGGTATCATCATGGGTGCTGTAGCGATAGCACTGATCTCAATGGGCTCTGGCGGTATTTCAGCGCTACAGTCGTTCATTGTTATTACTGCGGTTCCTGTGTCATTCATCTTACTGCCATGTTTATGGCATGCACCTAAGATCGCGACACAGATGGCAAAAGAGCAAGGCATCGCTTAATCACAAAGCCGACTAACCTCGGTTTCGTGTTTCGAACAAAAAAGCCACTCAAGTGAATCACCTAAGTGGCTTTGTTTTATCTATCTGTATATCGGTTTATTGAAACTTTTCACCAGCGGCAACCACGAATGACATTTCAACCAACAGTTCAGGGTTTGCCAGTTCCGCTTTCACACAAGCACGGCTAGGCGCACAGCCTTCAGGGAACCATGCTTCCCACACTTCATTAAGTGCATCAAAGTTAGCGAAATCCGTTAGGTAAATAGTGACCGACAATACGCGAGATTTATCGCTGTCTACTAGGCTCATCATCTCTTCAGCTTGCTCAAAGATTTGTTGAACCTGACTTTTAATGCCCGCAGATGTGTCCGACTCAGCAACTTCAACAAAGCTTGCAATACCATTAAAAACAGTTACATCAGACCAGCGCTTGGTCGGGTTAATTCTATGAATCTTCACTCGCTATTCTCTTCTTATTGTGAGGGCCTACATCAGAGTAATCTAATTCAAATCCCAAATATTGAAAACAAAAATCAGCTGGAAATTCCCTAATCAAGCTATCAAAAAACAATCCAACACATTGTTTCTCAACAGGCTCGATGGCTAAACCGCTGATGGGTACGCCATATAAGATTCAGTGAAATAATCCAATTTTCATTAATATTGCGAAATTTAGTTATCACTAGTGCGGTCATGTTTTAGGACTTATTAATGGAGTACTTTTATGCATGTTCAAACCTACGAATTGAAGCAAAGCAATTTTGGATACAACCTTGGCGTGGTAGGCGTCGCTTTGGTGTTAGCTTGGATTGGAATTTACAAGTTTACGCCTACTGAGGCGATGTTGATTGAGCCTTTAATTGTCAACCACCCAGCAATGAGTTGGCTTTACGATTTATTCTCCGTCCAAGCCGTGTCTAATATGGTTGGTAGTGCTGAAATCATTGTCGCGATTGGGCTGATGATTGGATTTAAAAAGCCGCAAGTGGCGTTCTATTCTGGCATTGCTGCGGCGGCTATCTTTGTTGTGACACTGAGCTTTCTAATTACCACACCAAACGCTTGGAAAGTATCGGATGGTATTTTGGTCACTAACTTCTTCTTAGTGAAAGATATTCTATTTTTAGCAATCGCGATCAGCATTATCGAACGCAATAAACCTCAAAAGTAACCTTATAGATATAAGTAAAAAGGCTTGAAGCTGGCTTGAAGCACCCTGCCAGCTTCTGATAGGTCGTTACTTTTTACTGTGTATCGACATCGTGGTTAAAGCATTGTCTCGTTACCAAGCCCCACTTATCATCCTGATATTGATCTTCTACATAGTTACCTGACGTGTAGTCCGTTACTACATCTCTCCAAAACTTAACGGCGTGATCCGCACCTAGTACTTGCTTAATTTCCCAGCTGCCTTGTAAACGTTTAAAAAGCTCAGAAATGAATTGCTTCCCGACTTTGTTCTTGCGGAAATAAGGTACAACATAGAAATCACAAATTTCGAATTCATTTGGCGCTTTGGTCTCAATGGCGGTCAAGGCGGCTGGCACACCATCAACATATAACAGGTAACCCGTTACTGCATCACCAAGCGTCGGATAAATCTCAAACAAACCGTTCTCATCGGGCTTATCTCCGATGATCTTTGAAAACTCAGCCGCATAACCCTGATACAAATTCGCATATACGTGCTGAATACTACTATCGACTGTCACGATGTTCATAAACTGTTCTCTGTATTGTTTCGCACCACAATGGTGTGAGCTCATCTTTCCGAGCCTATTATCTCATTGATCATAGGACAAATAATAGCTATCGAGCATGCATTTAGAAAGATATCACCTTGCGGTAAAAATTGGCGTCTTGATGTTGCCCTTTGAATACTAAGTAGTTTTCTACACACTCAACTAATTCAAAACCTGTATTTGATAATATTTTGTTTGAACCAATATTGTTGACTAGAGCGTAGGCATCAAGATATTTAAGAGATGAGTGTTCCGACAGATAACCCAGCAACTTCCTAACCGCATTAGTGGCAACCCCTTTAGAACCAAAAGCTCGACCAACACGATAGCCAAGCTCCCCGCTTTCACCATTTTGGCTGATATCGCGAACGTTGATTCTCCCACAAATAACGCCTCTGGCGTCTTTAATCAGCATTGGAATCAGCTCACCATTTTGATATTCCTTTAGGAAGTGCGCAATTTGTTCGGCAACCCCTGAATCAGAATAGAAACTGTCATCCCTAGCAGGAACAAATTGATCAAACCACTCTCTATTTTCGAGTTCAAATTCCAAAAGTGGACCAACATCACTTGGTTGAAGTAAGTGTATAGATATATCCATAAGTAACTCTACAAGGCTCCCTTTAAGTGCTGTCTTTGTAGATCACGCAGTTTGCGTGTTTCTCTCTAGGCCAATGAGAGTCAACCATCACTCAAAGTATTGGCATGACCAAAAACAATCCCATTACCGCCATAGACAACAAGGCACCACTCAAAAAACTCGGTGCATGAAATGGGCGAACTTTTGATTTAACGGCCTCTCTCTCAATCGCTTCTTGGTAAGTTTTAACGGAGAGTTCCTTAACGTAATTATTTTGCATAATAAGCTCCTTCTGAATAACTAAGAGAAGCTTAAGACTTGAAGTTAAGTTGAGGTAAAGCGAAAAATCATATTAATTCACATCGTTAAACGAGTTATTCCAAAATCACCCTAAATACATCATTATTCACCCCCCCC
The window above is part of the Vibrio chagasii genome. Proteins encoded here:
- a CDS encoding BCCT family transporter; its protein translation is MSNLTQVANENINAESTSINFTKAQSLGEKLELGNPVFWLSGSFLTLFVILAFTNTSVLSELVNIGFSYSTKWFGAFWQVLLLLNFIIGLVLALGRTGHVRLGKLALPEMTTFKWMSIVLCTLLAGGGVFWAAAEPIAHFVSAPPLYGNTDPQEMAFNALSQSFMHWGFLAWAILGGLSSIVLMHLHYDKGLPLKPRTLLYPLLGDKAINSWIGNVVDACSIVAVAAGTIGPIGFLGLQISYALSELFGISDSFTTQSIVILFAIAMYTLSALSGVNKGIQLVSRYNIILSVCLIGYILLVGPTSFIVDGYLQGIGEMIDNFIPMALYRQDTAWLGGWTVFFWGWFLGYGPMMAIFIARISRGRTIRQMIVSISIVAPLVTCFWFSIVGGSGLAFELESPGVISSAFEGFNLPAVLLAITAQLPFPTLIAILFLILTTTFIVTTGDSMTYTISVVMTGTTEPNAAVRTFWGIIMGAVAIALISMGSGGISALQSFIVITAVPVSFILLPCLWHAPKIATQMAKEQGIA
- a CDS encoding RidA family protein, giving the protein MKIHRINPTKRWSDVTVFNGIASFVEVAESDTSAGIKSQVQQIFEQAEEMMSLVDSDKSRVLSVTIYLTDFANFDALNEVWEAWFPEGCAPSRACVKAELANPELLVEMSFVVAAGEKFQ
- a CDS encoding YkgB family protein; this encodes MHVQTYELKQSNFGYNLGVVGVALVLAWIGIYKFTPTEAMLIEPLIVNHPAMSWLYDLFSVQAVSNMVGSAEIIVAIGLMIGFKKPQVAFYSGIAAAAIFVVTLSFLITTPNAWKVSDGILVTNFFLVKDILFLAIAISIIERNKPQK
- a CDS encoding GNAT family N-acetyltransferase, with translation MDISIHLLQPSDVGPLLEFELENREWFDQFVPARDDSFYSDSGVAEQIAHFLKEYQNGELIPMLIKDARGVICGRINVRDISQNGESGELGYRVGRAFGSKGVATNAVRKLLGYLSEHSSLKYLDAYALVNNIGSNKILSNTGFELVECVENYLVFKGQHQDANFYRKVISF